The following coding sequences lie in one Mercenaria mercenaria strain notata chromosome 5, MADL_Memer_1, whole genome shotgun sequence genomic window:
- the LOC128556871 gene encoding uncharacterized protein LOC128556871 codes for MSSSDVTSVCPICGSSEVVHLCSAYMEAKVVKERNKNSTGNYGDIKAGNENSVKKDIDKMETEKTDTDTDRLNESEPEIKVNGTEDEHPKFVVIYLGSSHLDRRFPPQTAMPWVMGEVRRSRDTFKEVQLQVHKSSLKAMAYEGLEQIESVFEHNLHTLSRFAKTHQDPRCFAYLRRQSLYSDFECHVFLANEESVGHLIKGQSHRGLNMENHFRSVTREPLDPECGNFTE; via the exons ATGTCATCTTCTGATGTGACGTCGGTGTGTCCAATATGTGGGTCATCGGAGGTTGTGCATCTGTGCTCAGCATACATGGAGGCAAAGGTTGTGAAGGAAAGGAACAAAAATAGTACCGGTAACTATGGTGACATAAAGGCTGGAAATGAGAATTCTGTCAAAAAGGATATTGACAAAATGGAGACAGAAAAAACAGACACTGATACTGATAGATTAAATGAGAGTGAACCTGAAATTAAGGTAAATGGTACAGAAGATGAACATCCCAAATTTGTTGTGATATATTTGGGAAGCTCACACCTAGATCGAAGATTCCCACCTCAGACAGCCATGCCATGGGTGATGGGTGAGGTGAGACGTAGTAGAGATACATTCAAAGAAGTTCAACTTCAGGTCCATAAAAGTTCCCTGAAAGCAATGGCATATGAAGGTTTAGAACAGATTGAGTCAGTGTTTGAACATAATCTTCATACTTTATCGAGATTCGCTAAAACCCACCAAGATCCACGTTGCTTTGCGTACCTGAGACGACAGAGCCTATACAGCGACTTTGAGTGTCATGTGTTCCTGGCAAATGAAGAGTCGGTG ggtcacttgatcaaaggtcaaagtcacaggggcctgaacatggaaaaccacttccggtcagtaactcgggaaccacttgatccagaatgtggAAACTTTACAGAATGA